The window TCATTGCATTTTAAGGTGATCGACCGCAGGAATTTATCAGTGAAAGCGATGACGCAAATCTTCACGGATATATCCACGATGGACCATACGAAGCATAACTGCTTCATTTGTGTTTTATTAACTCACGGCGAAGACGATAACCAGGTTTATGGCACTGATAGAAAAGTAAATCTTAACGAGTTAGTGCAGATGTTGCTTCCTGATAGATGCCCAGGTTTAATAGGTAAGCCAAAACTATTCTTCATACAAGCTTGTCGGGGAACAAAACTGGACAGAGGTGCAGTTATGCACGATGCCGATGCTTTTGTAAGAGGGAAATATCAAAATGTCACATCTCACAAAGTACCACTTTGGGCAGACGTTCTTCTAGCTTATTCCACTGTCCCTGGATTTTACGCCTGGAGAAATTCCACTAATGGATCGTGGTTTATTCAATCGTTGGCTCACATTTTGGAAAAAGACGGAGACCAACTTGAACTGCAACGATTATTGCTTTTGGTAAATCGCAATGTTGCTTATGAATATGAGTCTAATTCCAGCCATTCGTCtatgaataaaatgaaacaagTTCCTTCCATAGTGAGCATGTTAACAAAAGAACTACACTTTTACaagtaaaattttcatttttcaatcgTTTTCCCCTCTCTCCTACATGCTGTTGGTGATCTTTTTCCTTCTCTGAATTTTTCCGTTTTACTTTCTGACGAAAGTGTTACGCTTGAAACGTCAaaagccctttttttttttttttttaccgatcaTCAAATACATTTCCTGTGCTCGTCCGCATgtttgttattgatatttttattgcttgACTGTTTGATTTGActacgtctgtgtgtgtctgtccttgaaATTTCTACTCCATTTTCTATTCTGTCATGAGAACATGTTATTTCGTTtcattataaaattttttatatactttaaatttctttcaaaactgTATGACAGTGAGTAATGTATATGGTCCTTTCTGAACTTGTTACCATCCCCCTGTTGAGCAATGAAGACTGGTTCTAAACATGAATATACAAAGTTCAAGTACAACAGAAAAAAGTAGTACAGCGTATCACACACCCGGATCAGAGACTTACATTCTGCGTTATAAGATTTACTAAGAAAAATTCCTTTCCTAATTTTTTTGCTCTTCACTAACATTTtcgttgaaataattaaaatattgtaaaagtgataacattaataaattggttttatttcttaatattaaTGGCAAAACTATTATTTTCGTGTTTAATTGATATCTAGTGGACTTATAATAAAATACATTGGAACCATCAACACCTTGTCTCTTTACTACCGCCGCCTTCGCTaaggagggaataatatatatatattatatgaatatatatatagatatattataaatatatatatatattatatatataatatatataatatatatatatatatatgtatgtattttatatgcttTCAACgttgtgacctcgtgagcaccgccagcaatttttttcctcgtcttcccttctcgggatctttccttctcctttgtttccgatgaagagctccgctcgaaacgttaaaccctcctttccttctttcctgaggcgtccaataatactttatttgttccacgtcctcgcgtgctgtgttttttgtgttttttttttttgtgttttcttgtgtggattaactatatctatatatatatatatatatatatatattatatataagggcttagtaaaataaattactttgccacatactgaactcattagaaatagcagctaaagaaatttcttcagctatttctaatacttaaagaagatctctctcatcttcttaagtattagaaatagctgaagaaatttctttagctgctatttctaatgagttcagtatgtgggaaagtaatttattttactaagcccttattataatgtaatattttgaattcgcctataatggtccctttccatactgaatacttggtgaaattgattaataattaattaattttaccctcaattgttgaaattatatatatatatatatatatatatatatatatatatatatatatattatatatatatattatatatatattatatatatatatatatatatatattattatatatatatatatatatatattatatatatatatatattatatatatatatattatatatatatatatatatcatatatatatatatataagttgagttttatatatatagacatattacttgttatttatgtattggtttatgtctatcaatgttgagttgcataatagtggtttttaactctaacttatattttaaatatatatatatatatatatatatgtatatgtataaaactgagaatgtgtgtctgtctgtctgaatgaaTGTGGataactgtgtgaaaaagtgccacaccctagcagttgagggaacccgtggaagaggtagactcaagaagacttgggatgaggtggtgaaacctgaccttcaaacactgggcctcaccaagacaatgactagtgactgggacctctggaaatatgctgtgtttgagaaaacccggcaagcgcaagtgagactataaccttgtggcctataccaggggtgtaaccagtccactcaTGCATggctttccttcattggacactaaactctgcctgCGAAGAtttgttgaggtaagtgaaatcgaaatcaaattcaatgactggcatctgtactagtggagcgctaagagtaccatacgagcgtgatcattgccatagcaacaagctggccttcgtgccgatggcatgtaaaaagcaccattcgagcgtgatcattacctgcgtcgccttacaggcagttgtgctggtggcacgtgaaaaaacattcgagcgaggtcgttgtcagtgctgctggactggctcctgtgcaggtggcacataaaaagcaccatttgggtgtggccattgccagtactgcctgactggccctcgtgccggtggcacgtaaaagcacccacaacactcttggagtggttggcgttaggaaggacatccagctatagaaactctgccagatcaagattggagcctggtgcagccatctggttcgccagacctcagtcaaatcgtccaacccatgctagcatggaaagcggacgttaaacaatgatgatgatacatgtatttaatttacacaattacattcacatacacatgcacgtgtgcgtgtgtatacactaaTTATGCACACTGACATGTAGAATTGTCAGCATGCATGTTTGTAATTAACAaagtacacctatatatatatatatatatatatatatatatacacatatacatatacacacacacacaaatatatgtatactagcagtatcgcccggcgttgctcgggtttgtaagggaaataactatacagcatttttagagagttatagccaaaaaatagcaaaaatatgcattcaaaatggaaaaatatgatggtaaattttttttgaaatcgttgaatcatcgtagacatttttagagagttacttccctttaaagaaatatgtatgaaaatggaaaaaaatgatggtaaattatttttaaaatcgtagactcatcgtagacgcgcgctaatacccagaaggctcgatatgaatcacgactataagataccctcttttggttaaactgcacccgcaaaatgtggagtaagttaggaatctaaatcgaaggggacagacactcacacaactacagttttatatatatagatatattatggctCTCCGTcacttacgacgacgagggttccagagatgatccgatcaacggaacaacctgctcgtgaaattaacatgcaagtggctgagtactccacagacacgtgtatccttaacgtagttctaggggagattcagcctgacacagagtgtgacaaggccggccctttgaaatacaggcacaacagaaacaggtagaaagagagaaagttgtggtgaaagaatacaggagggttcgccaccaacccctgctggaacctcgtgaagatttaggtgttttcactcaataaacactcacaacgcccggtctgggaattgaaatccaATGCTatgactgcaagtctgctgccctaaccactgatcaATGCacctccacatgtgtgtgtgtgtagatatataatatatatatatatatatatatatatatatatatattatatatatctatatatatatatttatatatacatatatatatatatacatatatatatatatatatacataatatatatatatatacatatatataatatatatataatatatattatatacacctatatatatattatatataacatatatatatatatatatatatatattatatatatatatacattatatatatatatatatatataaaatatatacattatatatatatatatatatattatatatacattatatatatatattatatatataatatatatacattaatatatatatatatatatatatatatatatatataatatatatatattatatatatatatacattataaatatatatatatatatacatatatatatatatatatcatatatatatatatatacatatatatatatatatatacatatattatatatattatacatatatatatatatactatatatatatatgtatatatatatatatatacacttgcgtcagaaattaattagcacttctcaaatttctatgTTAAATAGGTTTAAAtcattaacctatgagctgttcaaacgtcttacgcgatgagaaaacttagtatggtgtgatttcggtccttgcgaggcgctacctatatctattaaacaaaggaagatttgtctgcatccgcactccaagttgttgttgcactgctatgtcaacatcataagctGTAGACTCttaaactgctctgcaaacaaagttacgtcatcgttctgcgcaacatgaactcgcaacaaagcaatagttcgagatatggccactaggtgacagcacataccttgagtgaagagcaaatcaagggtgctaattaatttctgacggtagtgtatatatatatatatacatatatatatataatatgtatatatatatatatatatatatatacatatatatatatatatatatatacatatatatatatatatatatatacatacatatatatatatatatatacatacaatatatattatattatatatatattatatatatatatatatatacatatattatatatatatgtatatatattatattatatatatatatatatatatatatatatatatatatatgtatatatatatattatatatatatataatacatatatatatatatatatatataatatatatatatatattacatatatacgacgacggcttcttccagtttcctttaccaaatccactcacaaggctttggtcggcccgaggctatagtagaagacacttaccctaggtgccacgcagtaggattgaacctggaaccatatgattcgtaagcaagctacttaccacacagccactcctacgcctattaaatattttttttttaaatgcattccAAGAATCAGTTTCATGATTCCTGACCAGCTTCAGCCAAAGAATGATTCACTTATCCTTGTTAGTAGTTTATACAGGGAAATCATTAGGGGAGCTGGAGCGAGGAAGGATGTAGGGAAAAAGTTGCATTGAgataaaggaaacagaaaagatgaGAGCCAGATATTCTGCTTTAACTTCAAAAGataaggttattttattttatttttaatctttagaTCACTCTCAACAACAAAtacataatctctatatatatataaaactgagaatgtgtgtctgtctgtctgtctgtgtgcttccctaaaacttcagaactgcacaaccaatttcattcaaattttacatatgccttacttagggtccagggagtgtcatcggcaagaaaaacttttaactttttgcctagggcgagcccacagcaatatcatatcttctccactacgattccttaaaacttgagaattacacaaccaatttcattcaaactttacacatgccttatttagggtccacagcaatatcatatcttctccactacgattccctaaaacttgagaaatacacaaccaatttcattcaaattttacacatgctttacttagggtccaggtagtttcatgggcaaaaaaaatgttcaacttattgcctagagtgagcccataacaatatcacatcttctccactatttcagtattacgtgttaaaagtgaaacaaaaacatttctctattttatgtcagatgctttcactttaactataaaaattagagataataataacaattgaattatatgtagtaagtaataattaaaatcaaactaaattataatattatcgtaacataacaaaagtaaaaatagcaattggtataaaattgcatcaatgatttgaacttcaataagtggtttcacatgaatgggaataaattaaaaataaaattagcatgcagaaatggaatagtcctacaattccagtctgttatatattttcagtattgttatcactagcgatatcaagatatatctttgcattttgtattttatgtgtagatgtatatatatatataggtgtacatgtaatatatacacatatacacatatatacatgcattagcactatgacccggcgaagatgggtcataatgctagtatatatatatattggtaaaaacggtaagataacaaaagaaagaaagagacctcaatattatgtaaatagaggaatttatctgtaaatgtaatatgtgacaattattcagtagccaagagtTCTGGATGCCGAGgtagaaatccacaccaccatctcttcagttattcggataactcagagttttatcttggctaccgaataattgtcatatatttcatttacagatatatatatataatatatatatatattatacatatatattactatatatatatatatattatatatatatattatatatatatatatatatatatatatatatatatattttaacaattaaggataacttcttaataaggaatcttaacagaagaattatcaggtagttagcgtgaaaaacctcataagagaaaaaaattcgaaaatattttttttcttttgaaatattaatttatattgtatagagggcattattacacacaaatgcctcacactaagagggaca is drawn from Octopus sinensis unplaced genomic scaffold, ASM634580v1 Contig03097, whole genome shotgun sequence and contains these coding sequences:
- the LOC115227436 gene encoding caspase-3-like isoform X1, which encodes MDYTDAQRVEGIFFNEKDPNSQPKDVEMVSVEECSESVNARYDMDPQKKNLALIINNEKFDESTEMSKRQGSDRDASAIKKALESLHFKVIDRRNLSVKAMTQIFTDISTMDHTKHNCFICVLLTHGEDDNQVYGTDRKVNLNELVQMLLPDRCPGLIGKPKLFFIQACRGTKLDRGAVMHDADAFVRGKYQNVTSHKVPLWADVLLAYSTVPGFYAWRNSTNGSWFIQSLAHILEKDGDQLELQRLLLLVNRNVAYEYESNSSHSSMNKMKQVPSIVSMLTKELHFYK
- the LOC115227436 gene encoding caspase-3-like isoform X2; protein product: MDYTDAQRVEGIFFNEKDPNSQPKDVEMVSVEECSESVNTRYDMDHKKENLALIINNETFDESTEMSKRQGSDRDASAIKKALESLHFKVIDRRNLSVKAMTQIFTDISTMDHTKHNCFICVLLTHGEDDNQVYGTDRKVNLNELVQMLLPDRCPGLIGKPKLFFIQACRGTKLDRGAVMHDADAFVRGKYQNVTSHKVPLWADVLLAYSTVPGFYAWRNSTNGSWFIQSLAHILEKDGDQLELQRLLLLVNRNVAYEYESNSSHSSMNKMKQVPSIVSMLTKELHFYK